A section of the Papio anubis isolate 15944 chromosome 16, Panubis1.0, whole genome shotgun sequence genome encodes:
- the C16H20orf27 gene encoding UPF0687 protein C20orf27 homolog: protein MAAANKGNKPRVRSIRFAAGHDAEGSHSHVHFDEKLHDSVVMVTQESDSSFLVKVGFLKILHRYEITFTLPPVHRLSKDVREAPVPSLHLKLLSVVPVPEGYSVKCEYSAHKEGVLKEEILLACEGGTGTCVRVTVQARVMDRHHGTPMLLDGVKCVGAELEYDSEHSDWHGFD from the exons ATGGCTGCGGCTAACAAGG GCAACAAGCCCAGAGTCCGGAGTATCCGCTTTGCGGCAGGCCATGATGCGGAAGGATCCCACAGCCACGTCCACTTTGATGAGAAGCTGCATGACTCGGTGGTCATGGTCACCCAGGAGAGTGACAGCAGCTTTCTGGTCAAG GTTGGCTTCCTGAAGATCCTGCACAGGTATGAGATTACCTTCACTCTGCCCCCAGTGCACAGGCTGAGCAAGGACGTCCGTGAGGCACCTGTCCCCAGCCTGCACCTCAAGCTCCTCAGCGTGGTGCCCGTCCCTGAAG GTTATAGTGTCAAGTGCGAGTACTCAGCACACAAAGAGGGCGTCCTCAAAGAGGAGATACTGCTAGCCTGCGAAGGTGGCACCGGCACCTGTGTGCGCGTGACGGTGCAGGCCCGCGTCATGG ACCGACACCACGGCACGCCCATGCTGCTGGACGGTGTCAAGTGCGTGGGCGCCGAGCTGGAATATGACTCAGAGCACAGCGACTGGCATGGCTTTGACTGA